A stretch of Natronococcus sp. CG52 DNA encodes these proteins:
- the trpG gene encoding anthranilate synthase component II yields the protein MSAAGADRQQRADARRILFVDNYDSFTYNLVEYVSQQEGTETEVVKNTASLEDVRAIDPDAIVVSPGPGHPKNDRDIGVSMDVLREISPEVPTLGVCLGLEAAVYAYGGTVGRAPEPIHGKASAVEHDGTGVFEGLEQGFRAGRYHSLVATEVPDCFEVTATAEHAGAELVMGVRHREFPIECVQFHPESVLTAVGHDVIENFLESV from the coding sequence ATGAGCGCCGCTGGAGCGGATCGCCAGCAGCGGGCCGACGCGCGTCGAATCCTCTTCGTCGACAACTACGATTCGTTCACGTACAATCTGGTCGAGTACGTCAGCCAGCAGGAGGGAACCGAGACCGAGGTGGTGAAGAACACGGCCTCGCTCGAGGACGTTCGAGCGATCGATCCGGACGCCATCGTGGTCAGTCCCGGCCCCGGACACCCGAAGAACGACCGCGACATCGGCGTCTCGATGGACGTCCTGCGCGAGATCAGCCCCGAAGTGCCGACGCTCGGCGTCTGCCTGGGACTCGAGGCGGCAGTCTACGCCTACGGCGGCACGGTCGGTCGCGCTCCGGAGCCGATCCACGGGAAGGCGTCCGCGGTCGAGCACGACGGGACCGGCGTTTTCGAGGGACTCGAGCAGGGCTTTCGCGCCGGACGGTACCACTCGCTCGTCGCGACCGAGGTCCCGGACTGTTTCGAGGTGACGGCGACGGCAGAACACGCCGGTGCAGAACTCGTTATGGGCGTCCGCCACCGGGAGTTCCCGATCGAGTGCGTCCAGTTCCACCCGGAGAGCGTGCTCACGGCCGTGGGACACGACGTCATCGAAAACTTCCTCGAGTCGGTGTAG